The Hyphomonas sediminis genome contains the following window.
GTCTCTTCCAGAACGCGCCGGTGCTGGACGTTGACTATCCTGAGGATTCGTCGGGCGAAGCCGACATGAATGTCGTGATGAGCTCCGATGGCGGCTTCATCGAAGTGCAGGGCACGGGCGAAGCCCGCCCGATCGCGCGTGATGAGCTGAGCGAGATGATGCGCCTGGCCGAGAAAGGCTGCACGGAGCTGTTCGCCGCGCAGCGGGCTGCGCTGGGGCTTTGAAGGCTATTCAGCCGCGACCTTGCGTTCGTCTTCTTCGCCTTCGGTGTCGAAGACGAGCAGGTCGCCCGGCTGGCATTTGAGTTCGCGGCAGAGCGCTTCCAGCGTGGAGAAGCGGATCGCCTTGGCCTTGCCGGTCTTGAGGATCGACAGGTTGGCAAGGGTTACCCCGACACGTTCGGAAAGCTCTGTCAGCGACATGCGCCTTTCCAGCAGAACTCGGTCGAGGGTCACGCGAATGGTCATGTCCGGATGGCTCCTCAAATCGTCATCTTCTCTTCGTCGCGCAGGCGCGTGCCTTCCCGGAAGACTTGGGAAAGGATGAACAGCGCCGCCACGGAAATCCACAGTATTAGCTGCGTCGACAGTTTGGGTGGGGCATCGCCAACGAGGCTGGGCAGGGCCCGCACAACAAGAAGCGTCGCGATGCGAATAAGTTCCATCACGGCAATGGCAATGCCGATGCGCGACAGGCGGCCGGCATTTTCCGGCACGAAGGGGTCGCCCTCAACCAGCGTCAGCAGGATGCGCCGCATCTGGATGCAAATGAAGATCACGCCAGGCACAATCACGCAAAGCAGACCGAGCGCGATCACGAAGCTGCCAGGGGAAACGCCTTCTGCCAGCGCTTCAATCCCGGGCAGGGACGCAGCGCCATTCGAGAGGCTGGCGATGAGGCCAAGCGAGAGAACAGGGATGCCGATGATGCCGAACGCGCCAGCAATCCACATCGCGACAGTGACCAGCACTGTCATCGCTTCTGCCATGGAATTCCGGCCTGTCTTTGTCATACTCGGCCTTTTCACCCTGCTTGGTTGATGGTTTATGAAGCGGAACTTTGCCAGCGCGCTGTCCCGTTATTACCGAATAACGATATATAACTTTGCACACAAAGCAAGATTGGAGCCACATACCTGTGACGAATGCGTCAGCCATGCCCCGCCTTGAGCCCGGTAAACTCGTGGCAGCTACACACAACAGAGGCAAGGTCTCTGAACTCAAGGATCTCTTCGAACCCCACGGTTTCGAGGTTATTTCAGCCCTCGAGCTCGGTCTGGATGAACCTGATGAAACCGAAGATAGCTTTTCGGGCAACGCACTGCTGAAAGCGCGCGCTGCAGCGCGTGCTACAGGCGCGCCGGCGCTGTCCGATGATTCGGGCCTGTCGGTGACGGCTCTTGGGGGTCAGCCTGGCATCTATTCGGCGCGTTGGGCTGGAGAGCCGCGTGACTTCTACA
Protein-coding sequences here:
- a CDS encoding helix-turn-helix domain-containing protein, translating into MTIRVTLDRVLLERRMSLTELSERVGVTLANLSILKTGKAKAIRFSTLEALCRELKCQPGDLLVFDTEGEEDERKVAAE
- a CDS encoding DUF2975 domain-containing protein codes for the protein MTKTGRNSMAEAMTVLVTVAMWIAGAFGIIGIPVLSLGLIASLSNGAASLPGIEALAEGVSPGSFVIALGLLCVIVPGVIFICIQMRRILLTLVEGDPFVPENAGRLSRIGIAIAVMELIRIATLLVVRALPSLVGDAPPKLSTQLILWISVAALFILSQVFREGTRLRDEEKMTI
- the rdgB gene encoding RdgB/HAM1 family non-canonical purine NTP pyrophosphatase, translated to MPRLEPGKLVAATHNRGKVSELKDLFEPHGFEVISALELGLDEPDETEDSFSGNALLKARAAARATGAPALSDDSGLSVTALGGQPGIYSARWAGEPRDFYKAMERVEAELKSSGSTDRSAKFVCALAVVWPDGTEAVYEGEVHGELVWPPRGEKGFGYDPVFVADGETLTFGEMDPARKHGMSHRARAVEKLRAALLP